The following are encoded in a window of bacterium genomic DNA:
- a CDS encoding acyl-CoA dehydrogenase translates to MIQFEEVSEEQRQMIRAVGEFTAGLGNRLRPEDAQDTLETAEGSAPNLLQEVMNGPLAPYAGQLFSSPGSGLPVKTNALRLLALYGGGGSASDLGTGLPRTMYTRRPAKYGLSAMGLAAISSGKDGMALLMGKYLPELLKGRTFCYCITEPDAGTNTHKISTRAVDEGDHFVLNGQKTFISAADETYYMVVIARVVKDGKEQGIGTFVVEAETEGISMTPLDIAVLGDPQFSVYFDNVHLPKEALVGEKKTRTGSGISQSVFYTLNMERLMIALITLLVGRDALNRAVARAKQPRKSGPAMAEQQQIRLRLGRAKLKFELASLATKRATEEYDKKGSPQLAGMYANMAKLVASEAAVDACDTALSIYGVEGLNKHSDIGPLYQIARVFQVAPINNEMVLNFLGERLLGLPKSYR, encoded by the coding sequence GTGATTCAGTTCGAAGAGGTCAGCGAAGAGCAGAGGCAGATGATTCGCGCGGTGGGTGAGTTCACTGCCGGACTGGGCAACCGCTTGCGTCCAGAAGATGCGCAAGACACGCTTGAAACGGCTGAAGGCTCTGCGCCCAACCTGCTTCAGGAAGTCATGAACGGTCCGCTGGCCCCGTACGCGGGCCAGTTGTTTTCCTCTCCGGGTTCCGGCCTGCCGGTGAAAACCAACGCCTTGAGGCTTCTGGCGCTCTACGGCGGAGGAGGGTCCGCGTCCGACCTGGGAACCGGGCTGCCCCGGACGATGTACACGCGTCGCCCGGCGAAGTACGGCCTCAGTGCGATGGGCCTCGCGGCGATCTCGTCGGGGAAGGACGGGATGGCACTGCTCATGGGCAAGTACCTTCCCGAACTCTTGAAAGGCAGAACGTTCTGTTACTGCATCACCGAGCCCGATGCGGGTACGAACACGCACAAGATCTCCACGCGCGCGGTTGACGAAGGCGACCACTTCGTTCTCAACGGCCAGAAGACGTTCATTTCGGCGGCGGATGAAACGTACTACATGGTCGTGATTGCGAGAGTCGTCAAGGACGGGAAAGAGCAGGGGATCGGTACATTCGTCGTTGAAGCGGAGACCGAGGGCATCAGCATGACGCCCCTCGACATCGCAGTGCTCGGAGATCCGCAATTCAGTGTGTACTTCGACAACGTGCACCTGCCCAAGGAAGCGCTCGTGGGCGAGAAGAAGACGCGAACTGGGAGCGGAATCTCGCAGAGTGTGTTCTACACACTGAACATGGAGCGGTTGATGATCGCTCTCATCACTTTGCTGGTGGGACGCGACGCCCTCAACAGAGCTGTCGCGCGGGCAAAGCAACCGCGGAAATCCGGTCCGGCGATGGCCGAACAACAGCAGATCCGATTGCGATTGGGTCGGGCGAAGCTGAAGTTCGAACTCGCGAGTCTCGCGACCAAGAGGGCAACCGAAGAGTACGACAAGAAGGGCTCCCCCCAGCTCGCGGGAATGTACGCGAATATGGCCAAGCTCGTAGCCTCGGAAGCGGCCGTCGATGCCTGCGACACGGCCCTTTCCATCTACGGCGTCGAGGGGTTGAACAAGCACAGTGACATCGGGCCCCTGTACCAGATCGCTCGGGTGTTCCAGGTCGCTCCGATCAACAACGAGATGGTGTTGAATTTCCTGGGAGAGCGGTTGCTCGGTCTGCCCAAGAGCTACCGATAG
- a CDS encoding TetR/AcrR family transcriptional regulator, with product MAQNRPTSARKKPSQARSQFTVEAILDASAQVFEAHGYAAGTTNRIAERAGVSIGSIYEYFPNKDSIVVALAERELERELQEILSLLERAEGRSLEEVLRAFVETIVVFHSRSPGLHRILFDEAEHPPETHSCVLRFEESLAHALEAVLLRRGLGIDDMDLAAHLVVQTAESLAHRFVLRGIHELDQDRFVEEVTRLLARYLGTTGTE from the coding sequence ATGGCCCAGAACCGTCCGACATCGGCCCGCAAGAAACCTTCGCAGGCTCGTTCCCAGTTCACGGTCGAGGCGATCCTCGATGCATCGGCTCAGGTGTTCGAAGCCCACGGCTACGCTGCGGGAACCACAAATCGCATCGCCGAGCGGGCCGGCGTTTCCATTGGCTCGATTTACGAGTACTTCCCCAACAAGGATTCGATCGTCGTCGCTCTGGCGGAGCGGGAACTGGAACGCGAACTCCAGGAGATCCTCTCTCTACTGGAGCGGGCCGAAGGCAGATCCCTGGAAGAAGTACTGCGTGCTTTCGTCGAGACCATCGTCGTTTTCCACTCGCGAAGCCCCGGTCTTCACCGGATTCTCTTCGATGAAGCGGAGCATCCTCCCGAAACACACTCCTGTGTCTTGCGATTCGAGGAATCGTTGGCCCACGCGCTCGAAGCGGTTCTGCTTCGGCGCGGGCTTGGGATCGACGATATGGATCTCGCCGCTCATCTAGTGGTTCAGACCGCTGAGAGCCTCGCTCATCGCTTCGTTTTGCGCGGCATCCACGAACTCGATCAGGACAGGTTCGTCGAGGAAGTCACACGACTCCTGGCGCGCTATCTCGGGACGACCGGAACGGAGTAG
- a CDS encoding acyl-CoA/acyl-ACP dehydrogenase yields the protein MFEREGYTADQGSLAAFVGQLAEDFDSTYFLENMKKGDSPARFWSILGEGGYLGILAPEEYGGAGSRPEDLVVFLHNMARNGLASHRLMNQLLCCDLLSRYGSDEQKREHIPAIVSGSLYCPAIMEETEGLDLYDFEMKAVARGESFLLSGTKRYVSGACDAERWIVAARTAETGADEREQGISLFIVSPQSPGVEMIPRELNVRVTAEEEMMLITGDAFFDVVFEDVEVSRADLIGPENSAAEAIAASANLLFLMTAVTAIGWGENVLEKAVEYAGNRTIFEEPIGAYQAIQHRLVRARTELELAKLAIARAVGSYANHEADVGVYSSVAKCAASEAAYQACDISLQTHGGYGFDRETGIITLWPLILLSRILPLNNEVILEDFAEAALDLPARSN from the coding sequence ATGTTTGAGCGCGAAGGCTACACGGCAGACCAGGGATCCTTGGCTGCGTTCGTTGGGCAGCTGGCCGAGGACTTCGACTCCACCTACTTCCTCGAGAACATGAAGAAGGGCGATTCACCGGCGCGGTTCTGGAGCATTCTCGGCGAGGGTGGATACCTGGGGATCCTCGCGCCTGAAGAGTACGGCGGTGCCGGTTCGAGGCCCGAAGACCTCGTCGTCTTTCTCCACAACATGGCTCGTAACGGCCTGGCGTCCCATCGGTTGATGAACCAGCTCCTGTGTTGTGATCTGCTCTCGCGCTACGGGAGCGACGAGCAGAAGCGCGAGCACATCCCCGCGATCGTCTCGGGGAGCCTGTATTGCCCCGCCATCATGGAAGAAACCGAAGGCCTGGATCTATACGATTTCGAAATGAAGGCCGTCGCGCGGGGCGAGTCGTTTCTGCTCAGCGGTACCAAGCGCTATGTGTCCGGAGCGTGCGATGCCGAGCGATGGATCGTCGCCGCCAGGACGGCTGAGACCGGAGCGGATGAGCGAGAGCAGGGGATCAGCCTGTTCATCGTGTCGCCCCAGTCGCCGGGTGTCGAGATGATCCCCCGAGAGCTGAATGTTCGGGTTACTGCGGAAGAAGAGATGATGTTGATCACAGGCGATGCGTTCTTCGACGTGGTCTTCGAAGATGTCGAGGTATCGCGAGCCGATCTGATCGGACCGGAGAATTCCGCCGCTGAAGCGATCGCGGCCAGCGCCAATCTGCTCTTCCTCATGACCGCGGTCACCGCCATCGGGTGGGGCGAGAACGTTCTCGAAAAAGCGGTCGAATACGCCGGTAATCGCACGATCTTCGAGGAGCCCATCGGAGCCTATCAGGCCATTCAGCATCGACTGGTCCGAGCCCGGACCGAACTCGAACTGGCGAAGCTCGCCATCGCGCGAGCGGTTGGCTCCTACGCGAACCATGAAGCGGATGTCGGCGTGTATTCGAGCGTTGCGAAATGCGCGGCCAGTGAGGCCGCCTACCAGGCTTGCGACATCTCTTTACAGACCCATGGCGGATATGGCTTCGATCGCGAGACTGGAATCATCACGCTCTGGCCGCTGATCCTCCTTTCGCGAATTCTGCCCCTCAACAACGAGGTCATCCTCGAAGATTTCGCCGAAGCAGCCCTGGATCTCCCGGCTCGTTCGAACTGA